CAATTGATCTACGTGGCGCCCGGCGCCGAGAACGCGTTGGACAGCAGCCTGCGCTTCTTTCTGTCGCGTCGTTCGGCCTATGTGTCGGGGCAAGTGGTACGCCTGGAAATACCACTGGACGATGCGCCAACTGTTAATTGGAATAGGCCGTTCGCCGGTCGTCGCGCCCTGGTCACCGGTGCCTCCCGGGGCATTGGCCTGGCCATCGCCCAGGTGTTGGCGCGCGACGGTGCCCATGTGGTGTGTGTCGACGTGCCACAGGCCCAGCTGGCACTGCAGCAGGCCGCCGACAGCGTGAATGGCTCGGCGCTGCCTCTGGACATCACCGCGCCGGATGCCGTCGCGTTATTGCTGGCGCATGTCGGCCAGTACGGCGCCTTTGATGCGGTGGTTCACAACGCCGGGATTACCCGCGACAAGACCATCGCCAAAATGACCGAAGCTGCCTGGCGCAGTGTGCTGGCGGTCAACCTCGAAGCGCCGCTGCAGCTCAGCCAGGCGCTGCTGGACAACCAGGGCGTCAACCCCGGTGGGCGCATCGTCTGTGTGTCGTCGATTTCCGGTATTGCCGGCAACCTCGGGCAGAGCAACTACGCCACCTCCAAGGCCGGGGTGATCGGCCTGGTGCAGGGTCTGGCCCCGCAGGCGGCGGCGCGACAGGTGACGGTGAATGCCGTGGCGCCAGGGTTTATCGAAACGCAGATGACCGCGAAAATTCCGCTGATGATCCGCGAAGCCGGGCGGCGCATGAATTCCCTGTCCCAGGGCGGGCAACCGATCGACGTGGCCGAGACCATCGCCTGGCTGGCTCACCCCGCCTCGGGCGGCATCAACGGCCAGGTGGTGCGGGTGTGCGGCCAAAGCCTGCTGGGAGCTTGAACCATGGATTACGTGACGCAAATCATCGACCCGCCGCCCTCGCGCACCCGATTGTTGCTCGACGGCGTGCGCGGCTTGCGCAAGCCCAAGCCCGACGGCGCGCCGCCACTGCCCAGGGAGCGTCTGGTACGCCCGGCGGTGGAACTGTCGGACGCGGCCATCGCCGCCTATGGCCGCGCCTGTGGTTTTCGCCGCGAACAGGGCGTGTCGCTGTCCTATCCTCATGTGCTGGCGTTCCCGCTGCACTTGATGCTGCTGACCCGCCCCGGCTTCCCGTACCCGGCCAGCGGCATGGTGCACCTGGCCAATCGCATTCGCCAGCACCAGCGTTTGCACGAAGGTCAGGCACTGCGCCTGGAAGTCTTCTGTGAACGCTGGGTCGCCCATCCCAAAGGGCAAGCGTTGAGCATTGCCACCCGTGCCTACGGCGACGAGGCCCTGGTGTGGGAAAGCGACAGCCT
This genomic stretch from Pseudomonas orientalis harbors:
- a CDS encoding MaoC/PaaZ C-terminal domain-containing protein; translated protein: MDYVTQIIDPPPSRTRLLLDGVRGLRKPKPDGAPPLPRERLVRPAVELSDAAIAAYGRACGFRREQGVSLSYPHVLAFPLHLMLLTRPGFPYPASGMVHLANRIRQHQRLHEGQALRLEVFCERWVAHPKGQALSIATRAYGDEALVWESDSLYLRRDVKNPVGELWVEALPLQEEGLLRTQRWVLPADLGRRFAKVSGDFNPIHTSVMGAKVFGFRRAIAHGMWTLGRALAAQQPPGGLDRAEAHCDFKLPIFLPGQVGLWSHPVTGPLREFEVRNAAGDKPHMRGLFMWDQPPGMRALHE
- a CDS encoding 3-oxoacyl-ACP reductase; protein product: MSDSYLSFVNSPWGRRLARAAGLPQPLPLQRHRSGQQGLANPVILAGAGRLAEQVQRIFTGTETVAATPATLRAPSTVKVQGAVFDATGVTDLQHLDELYRFFHANAKRLDQHARVVVLGTAPEHCRDLPQAVAQRALEGLVRSLAKELRRAITVQLIYVAPGAENALDSSLRFFLSRRSAYVSGQVVRLEIPLDDAPTVNWNRPFAGRRALVTGASRGIGLAIAQVLARDGAHVVCVDVPQAQLALQQAADSVNGSALPLDITAPDAVALLLAHVGQYGAFDAVVHNAGITRDKTIAKMTEAAWRSVLAVNLEAPLQLSQALLDNQGVNPGGRIVCVSSISGIAGNLGQSNYATSKAGVIGLVQGLAPQAAARQVTVNAVAPGFIETQMTAKIPLMIREAGRRMNSLSQGGQPIDVAETIAWLAHPASGGINGQVVRVCGQSLLGA